TTCGGCCTTTCTCAAAAGGTTGAGCCGCAATTTGTGCCGCAATCGTTGACTGGTCAAGAATAGTGGtttgattcaaagtggttGAATTATCAGCGATTGTAGAATCCCCTTGCAATATTGTACTTTCATTGTTGGCCGATGGTTTAGTGAAAGtatgttcttcttgttgtGATTCGTGGggctgttgttgctgttcCTGCTGTTCCTGCTGTTCCTGCTGTTCCTGCCGTTCCCGTTGTTCCTGTTGTTCCTGTTGTtcctgctgctgttgctgagACGATGTGAATCCTGCCATTTCCTCGTTTGTAGCCGAAGACAATGGATTATGAACGTACACTTtatgatggtgatgatcGCCGTGCGGTTCATGAACTATATGAATGTGGCCACCGTCTTTCAATTGGGATTGTGCCTCCTTGATTTTTTCACCAAGGCCGTCTTCCACGCGATGATGATGCCGATGGCGAGAATGATGTGCTCTGCGATGGTACTCAGATTCGAGATCTGGTTTCGATGACGTGGCGTTCTGCTGTTGTCCATTATTCCCATACTCAGACTCGTTACTGGTGGGTGGAGTAGTCCTAACAGTCCCCTGTGGATAAGTCATCGAGGGAAGACGCATCGATGTTGACGAATTTCCATCAGCCAATTGGTCATTTGTACTTGCTGTGTTGTTGTCTCTCGAGGATCTAACTGGTGCCATATTGCTTGTAAgtgaagatattgaaggGAGATGAATGGAAATTTTTGATTTAGCCGTATTTAAAGCGGGAAACGAACCCGGAAATGGCGTAAAGCTGGGTGCAGTAAGAAAGTTAGCATCCAGATTTTTGTTAGAGCCATTAGAATCGTTTCCCAACGACCcagagagaaaagatattGGAGGTAGTTTGACATTTTCTGATTGTTCAATAGGCTGTATCTGGTGAATTTGCAGCATCTGTTGGATTTTCTGTTCCTGCTGTGCTCGCAGAGCTTGCTCTTCTGGAAAACTTGTAGCTTGATTGTCGCTATAGCTCATCTTTTGAAGTAAATATTGATAGAATCCTCTTATTGTTGGCCAAAGTACATCTGGAAATCGCTGACACAGTATGTTGTCGAGCTTTGATCTACAGATACCCCAAAAAAATGATCACGTACCTGTCGAGAGAATAAGTAAGAGAAGTCGGGGACAGCTtacaggaaaaaaaaagaaaaaagggaAAATAAATTCGTTGAGGCATTGAATTTTATTTATCACTGTTTATCTGAAAAGGCGCGCGACCATTATAGGAACATAATTGGCGGGCCAGAGTTGGAGAGGTGGGGAGGGTTTTTCTTAGGAAGATTCAAGTCAAACCAGGTGGTTCAGGCAGAAGACGACTTAGAATGTTTATCTATTCATATGGTACACCACTTGGATATCTATTTTTATGTTTGACAGCAATTTGTAGATTTGTGCTCCAGATTGACACCAGTGCGGTctgaaaaagaatcaaGTAATTCTCGCAACACATGTTTTGTTGTACATTTATATTATCCCAGTGTAAAGCCGATTACATCTATGCGATACAGATGGAAGAGATTTGTGGCTGCTGCGGATATGCCATAAACAACGTTTCAGTTGACTCAAGTTGTATTTATTCTCTTTTAAATTCAATATTTGTAGTAAATGATTGAATCGATCAAGTAAGTTAGTTATTCTATTCTTGTTGAGAGTATAAATTTGAGATAGCGATGAAGACTTTTACCAGGGATTATTCATCACTATAGAGCATTGAGGATAAGTAATGGCACAAGGCATATGTCTTGTCTGCTGATTTACCTAACGACATCATCAAAGAGTCTCAAGGAACCAGCCCATCAAACTTGAAAAGCTGACGAAAAAGGTGCCAAACAtggatcatcttctcctaAACTACACTGACTCACAATTATATGTTATTATTTACAGAAATCCTCAGGATGATATCAAAGGTCGGCCTCCCACATTAGCttttgcttctccttcaactttcGAGCAACGGATGTCTTTGCAGACCATCTTTTCACTtgctttttcaataatTTCTTCTCCCGAATAATCTTTTCTGGATTGGACTCTGTGGCGATGCTGATAAAGAAGTCCGACACTTTgaacttctctttcatctGCTTTCTGGTTGCACCAGCATCTCTCATTTTCTGCAATTCTATAACATCATCTTTGGTCATGGAATAATTTTTGGCCCGGCTCGCTTTGTATATTATTGGCATATATTTAACGTTGTCTTTGATCAATCGATCTTCTTCGGGATAGTAAAGATCAGACACTTTTCTTGGATCCGTATCGGGTAAAAATGCCTTTGGTGTAATTTTCGGATCGAGGGGTGAAGGTGCAGGTTGATAAAACAAACCGTCCGACATATTTGGCTTAAGGTTGAATGctgatgatttggaattGTATTTGTTAGGAACAGCCGAGAGTTTCTCGGGGAGTTTCTCGGGGAGTGATGACTTTGCCCTTACAGCCGCAAAACGGCCAACAGAAGAGCATACTCTTTTTGCAGATTTGGCGAACATACTGAATACCGAAAGTGATAAATAGGGATCTTTTCCTAATCGTCCATGTAATCGAAAATTTATAAtgagcagaaaagaagaaaagaatcagAAACTCATTCTTCACCTGACTCCAAAGCACATGATGATCTTTACATATGTACAGCATATATTTTATATTTCGCGCATGATGCCACCAGCGACAaaattcttttctctaatTGGTGCGTAAAAACTGAGCTGATCACCCGGGTTTTTTGTGCCTTTAGATTGCAACCGATAgccttttctctcttctgaaGTCTCTCCAGTGTTTCACCAATAATCATCtctatttattcattcGATGTATATTCGTGCCACCAGCAGACATCTGATTTCAAAGTATATATTCTCCAGCACTTTTATGGTGGCGTTCACTTTGGCCGTCGCTAATAGCTTGGTTCCGTGTCCTGCCGATAGAACCGTCAGTAATGATTCTTCCAATGTTTCCAAGGAGACTAGACAGAGAATTGAGAAGGAACGAGAGCTTAAACTTCAGTTGAATCAAGAAAAACGCAGCTGAGTGTTCGAAAACCGAG
The sequence above is a segment of the Brettanomyces nanus chromosome 4, complete sequence genome. Coding sequences within it:
- a CDS encoding uncharacterized protein (EggNog:ENOG41) — translated: MFAKSAKRVCSSVGRFAAVRAKSSLPEKLPEKLSAVPNKYNSKSSAFNLKPNMSDGLFYQPAPSPLDPKITPKAFLPDTDPRKVSDLYYPEEDRLIKDNVKYMPIIYKASRAKNYSMTKDDVIELQKMRDAGATRKQMKEKFKVSDFFISIATESNPEKIIREKKLLKKQVKRWSAKTSVARKLKEKQKLMWEADL